Within the Solibacillus silvestris genome, the region AATCGTACAATCCACATTGCCTAATTTATATCCGCGCTCTTCAACCATCTTCCAGATGTGTTCAAGTAACTTCGCTGAATCTGCATCTTTCCACTCCGGATCTGTATCAGGGAAGTGACGGCCGATATCCCCTTCACCAATTGCACCTAATGCCGCGTCTGTTACTGTATGTAAAAGTACATCGGCATCTGAATGACCTACTAAACCGCGCTCATGTGGAATTGTAATACCACCTAAAATTAATGG harbors:
- a CDS encoding 2-C-methyl-D-erythritol 2,4-cyclodiphosphate synthase, with protein sequence MFRIGQGFDVHEFAEGRPLILGGITIPHERGLVGHSDADVLLHTVTDAALGAIGEGDIGRHFPDTDPEWKDADSAKLLEHIWKMVEERGYKLGNVDCTIMAQRPKMAPYISQMQNRIAQLLNAEPSQVNVKATTTEKLGFVGREEGIAAMATILLVKA